In one window of Eggerthella guodeyinii DNA:
- a CDS encoding NAD(P)H-hydrate dehydratase, which produces MQDVREYSNDELVALVPLPADDANKYARGTLSAVVGSERYPGAACLAAYASQRMGAGYTEVFTSPSAVPLVQGYRPSLVVRPRAALAANLPASTPDKPRAYLVGCGFDADDGGTEKLAHFVLKHADAPVLVDGTGLNALVSEKGRRLLKRRFLNGNPTVVTPHAGEAARLARPFDLPTGDPGALAQALSLAYGVIAVVKGPVTYVSDGERTVRMTHGTPALAKAGTGDVLAGMTAALLAQGLDPFEACVLGTELHGRAGLAAAARWSVIAATAEDVIACVPDALAELVGA; this is translated from the coding sequence ATGCAGGATGTCCGGGAATACAGCAACGACGAGCTGGTGGCCCTCGTGCCGCTGCCGGCCGACGACGCGAACAAGTACGCGCGCGGCACGCTGAGCGCCGTGGTGGGCAGCGAGCGCTATCCGGGCGCGGCGTGCCTGGCGGCCTACGCGAGCCAGCGCATGGGCGCCGGCTACACCGAGGTGTTCACCAGCCCGTCGGCCGTCCCGCTCGTGCAGGGCTACCGACCCTCCCTCGTCGTGCGCCCGCGCGCGGCCCTCGCGGCGAACCTGCCGGCCTCGACGCCCGACAAGCCGCGCGCCTACCTCGTGGGCTGCGGGTTCGACGCGGACGACGGCGGCACGGAGAAGCTCGCGCACTTCGTGCTCAAGCACGCCGACGCGCCCGTGCTGGTGGACGGCACCGGGCTCAACGCGCTCGTCTCGGAAAAGGGGCGGCGCCTGCTGAAGCGGCGCTTCCTCAACGGGAACCCCACCGTGGTCACGCCGCACGCCGGCGAGGCCGCCCGCCTCGCGCGCCCCTTCGACCTGCCCACCGGCGACCCGGGCGCGCTCGCGCAGGCGCTGTCGCTGGCATACGGCGTGATCGCCGTGGTGAAGGGGCCGGTCACGTACGTCTCGGACGGCGAGCGGACCGTGCGCATGACGCACGGCACCCCCGCGCTGGCCAAGGCCGGGACGGGCGACGTGCTGGCCGGCATGACGGCGGCGCTGCTGGCGCAGGGCCTCGACCCGTTCGAGGCGTGCGTGCTGGGCACCGAGCTGCACGGCCGCGCCGGGTTGGCCGCGGCGGCGCGCTGGTCGGTCATCGCCGCGACGGCGGAGGACGTCATCGCGTGCGTGCCCGACGCGCTCGCGGAACTCGTGGGCGCATAG
- a CDS encoding L,D-transpeptidase family protein, whose protein sequence is MTPEHDTQGQDDGRQATPSHDVDGFDAPPDRFTSFVPASRGARPGPAHGIPANPANPGSRRGPSRQRPAFTKKTAFIAVGALVGVVAIVYLAGAFAFMDRFMPNTTIMGKDVSLKTTAEVQDLLTDVAKSYQLDVSGQGFSLTLTSSDLGTAINSQSVTDAMHADASPWAWPVEIFAAHDETDKLATSNGKLDEAVRKAVETFNEQAEAPRNAGLDYDGGSSRFVVRAETVGTALDADKVVEAVNAAVAELESSVVLTEDALQQPTLFSDDERLAKSADDANALLQADFSLNLGDTPVAQVDADQIADWMRLRDDASVGIDEQLVAAWVQDTASACNTYQARRTFTRADGKEVTVSGGVYGWIIDKDKLQETIMNGVNSAQTGDVAIPCEQEAGAYDGLHGRDWGKRYVDVDLGEQHARLYDDQGSLVWESDVVTGTPDGEHDTPEGIYVINGKESPSKLIGQMEPETGEPEYKTEVKTWMPFVENYIGFHDAEWQSAFGGSRYSSGYGSHGCVNLPPDKSVELYDLIEVGDVVVSHW, encoded by the coding sequence ATGACGCCGGAACACGACACGCAAGGCCAAGACGACGGCCGTCAGGCGACGCCCTCCCACGACGTCGACGGTTTCGACGCGCCTCCCGACCGGTTCACCTCGTTCGTGCCCGCATCGCGGGGCGCCCGCCCGGGCCCCGCCCACGGAATCCCCGCCAATCCCGCCAACCCCGGCAGTCGGCGCGGCCCCTCGCGGCAGAGGCCCGCGTTCACCAAGAAGACCGCCTTCATCGCGGTCGGCGCACTCGTGGGCGTGGTCGCGATCGTGTACCTGGCGGGGGCGTTCGCCTTCATGGACCGCTTCATGCCGAACACCACCATCATGGGCAAGGACGTGTCGCTCAAAACCACCGCCGAAGTGCAGGACCTGCTCACCGACGTGGCGAAAAGCTATCAGCTCGACGTCTCGGGGCAGGGCTTCTCGCTGACCCTCACCTCCTCCGACCTGGGCACCGCCATCAACAGCCAGAGCGTGACGGACGCCATGCACGCCGATGCCAGCCCGTGGGCGTGGCCGGTCGAGATCTTCGCCGCGCATGACGAAACCGACAAGCTGGCCACCTCGAACGGCAAGCTGGACGAGGCCGTGCGCAAGGCGGTCGAGACGTTCAACGAGCAGGCCGAAGCGCCGCGCAACGCCGGGCTCGACTACGACGGCGGCAGCTCGCGGTTCGTCGTGCGCGCCGAGACCGTCGGCACCGCGCTCGACGCCGACAAGGTGGTCGAGGCGGTGAACGCGGCCGTCGCCGAGCTCGAATCGTCCGTCGTCCTCACCGAGGATGCGCTGCAGCAGCCCACGCTGTTCTCGGACGACGAGCGCCTGGCGAAGTCGGCCGACGACGCGAACGCGCTGCTGCAAGCCGACTTCTCGCTCAACTTGGGCGACACGCCCGTGGCCCAGGTGGACGCCGACCAGATCGCCGACTGGATGCGCCTGCGCGACGACGCCTCGGTGGGCATCGACGAGCAGCTCGTGGCCGCCTGGGTGCAGGACACGGCGTCCGCGTGCAACACCTACCAGGCGCGCCGCACGTTCACGCGCGCCGACGGCAAGGAGGTCACCGTGTCGGGCGGCGTGTACGGCTGGATCATCGACAAGGACAAGCTGCAAGAGACGATCATGAACGGCGTGAACTCCGCGCAGACCGGCGACGTGGCCATTCCCTGCGAGCAGGAGGCGGGCGCCTACGACGGCCTGCACGGCCGCGACTGGGGCAAGCGCTACGTCGACGTCGACCTCGGCGAGCAGCACGCGCGCCTCTACGACGACCAGGGCTCCCTCGTGTGGGAGTCGGACGTGGTCACGGGCACGCCGGACGGCGAGCACGACACCCCCGAGGGCATCTACGTGATCAACGGCAAGGAGAGCCCGTCGAAGCTGATCGGCCAGATGGAGCCCGAGACGGGCGAGCCGGAATACAAGACGGAAGTGAAGACGTGGATGCCGTTCGTGGAGAACTACATCGGCTTCCACGACGCCGAGTGGCAGTCCGCGTTCGGCGGCTCGCGCTACTCCTCGGGCTACGGCAGCCACGGCTGCGTCAACTTGCCGCCCGACAAGTCGGTGGAGCTGTACGACCTCATCGAGGTGGGCGACGTCGTGGTGAGCCACTGGTAG
- a CDS encoding helix-turn-helix domain-containing protein, translating to MAIIFNLDKLLAAKKMQSVELAAELDCTVQTVSRIKNGKIRAFRIDTLDELCRIFDCQPGDLLEYMEDDEARRRFGDKG from the coding sequence ATGGCGATTATCTTCAACCTCGACAAGCTGCTGGCCGCGAAGAAGATGCAGTCGGTAGAACTCGCCGCCGAGCTCGATTGCACCGTGCAAACCGTGTCGCGCATCAAGAACGGCAAGATCCGGGCGTTTCGCATCGATACGCTCGACGAGCTCTGCCGCATTTTCGACTGCCAGCCGGGCGACCTGCTGGAATACATGGAAGACGACGAGGCCCGCCGCCGCTTCGGCGACAAGGGATAG